In Spirochaeta thermophila DSM 6578, the DNA window GGCGGTCACCCGCCGGCACGGCCAGTACCGGATGCCCGATCTCTACCTCCCGGAGTTCCCCGCCTTTCTCGCGGAGTTCACCGGGAGGGAGGTGGCGCTCGTCTTCGGAAGGGAACGGACGGGCCTCACCTCGGAAGAAGTGCAGGCGTGCGACCTCATCCTCACCATTCCCTCGTCGGGCTCGTGTCCTTCGCTCAATCTCGCCCAGGCGGTGATGGTGGTGCTCTACGAGCTCATGCGGGCGAGTTTCCTCTCGCTCGCACCGAACCGGGAGGAGGATCTGCGGCCCTATCTCGAGGAGGCGGTTGTCAGGGCCAGGGAGGTGCTCGAAAAACTGGGCTACTACCGGAACATCCCCGAGGAAAAGGTGGCCTTCTCGGTGAGGAAGGTGATCGCCCGCATGGTGAGGGACAGGGAGACCGCCGTGAGGGTCTCCCGCTTCTTCTCGCACGTGGCGGCCAGGCTCGACCTCCACGGGAAGGACTAGTCCTCTTCGGGGAGTACCACCCGCAGGTGGAGTTCCTCGAGCTGTGCAGGGTCGACCTCGGCGGGTGATCCGTCGAGCGGGGAGAGCCCTGCGGCGGTCTTGGGAAAGGCGATGACCTCTCGTATGGTCTCCTCCCCCGCCATGATCATCACGAGCCTGTCGAGCCCGGGGGCGATGCCTCCGTGGGGGGGCGGACCGTACTTGAAGGCCGTGGTGAGGAACCCGAACCGGGAGGCGGCCTCCGCCTCGCTGAATCCGACCACCTTGAAGATGCGCCTCTGGAGCTCCGGGTCGTGTATCCTGAGGGACCCTGATGCGAGCTCGTATCCATTGCACACGAGGTCGTAGGCCGCCGCCTTGACCGCGCCTGGGTCCTTCTCGAGGAGCGGCAGGTGTTCCTCCCTGGGCATGGTGAACATGTGGTGGGCCGGATCCCACTTCCGCTCCTCTTCGTTCCACTCGAACATGGGAAAGTCCACCACCCAGCAGAAGGAGAAGGCCCCCTCAGGGATGAGCCCGCGCGTGCGGGCCACGGCCGTCCTCACCGCAC includes these proteins:
- a CDS encoding RNA methyltransferase; this translates as MVRVILVEPEGAENVGMVARAMANMGRERLVLVRPACDHLSPPAQRYAVHAESILEGARVCETLAEALDGVDLRVAVTRRHGQYRMPDLYLPEFPAFLAEFTGREVALVFGRERTGLTSEEVQACDLILTIPSSGSCPSLNLAQAVMVVLYELMRASFLSLAPNREEDLRPYLEEAVVRAREVLEKLGYYRNIPEEKVAFSVRKVIARMVRDRETAVRVSRFFSHVAARLDLHGKD